One segment of Niabella beijingensis DNA contains the following:
- the efp gene encoding elongation factor P, giving the protein MANTADISRGMILKLDGNLYSVVEFGENKTARAAAKVWAKLKGVDNSRTIEKTWNSGDTIHPVRVEKRAYQYLYQDETGYNFMDNTTFEQISIAESLIDAPQFLKEGQEVAIAINTETELPVSVELPDKIVMLVTYTEPGLKGDTATRTLKPATVETGATVNVPLFVNEGELIRVNTKTGEYVERVKE; this is encoded by the coding sequence ATGGCAAATACAGCAGACATCAGCCGCGGCATGATCTTAAAGCTCGATGGCAATCTTTATTCAGTAGTAGAATTCGGCGAAAACAAAACAGCCCGTGCTGCAGCGAAGGTGTGGGCCAAGCTGAAAGGTGTGGACAACAGCCGTACCATTGAAAAGACATGGAACTCGGGTGATACCATCCATCCGGTTCGTGTTGAAAAAAGAGCCTACCAGTACCTGTACCAGGATGAGACCGGCTACAACTTCATGGACAATACCACCTTTGAGCAGATCAGCATTGCCGAGAGCCTGATCGATGCCCCCCAGTTCCTCAAAGAAGGACAGGAAGTGGCCATTGCCATCAACACAGAAACAGAACTGCCGGTAAGCGTGGAGCTGCCCGATAAAATTGTAATGCTGGTAACTTATACAGAGCCCGGTCTTAAAGGGGATACTGCTACCCGCACCCTGAAACCTGCAACAGTTGAAACCGGAGCTACGGTAAATGTTCCTTTATTTGTAAATGAAGGAGAACTGATCCGCGTAAATACCAAAACAGGTGAATACGTTGAGCGCGTAAAGGAATAA
- a CDS encoding porin: MRKILLLTKTIFISGALLAQDATTNEVEDKGDLQINGSVDAYYRFNFNHAKSVQQANNFTSFTNSHNSFELGMASLKASYTKGKAGIVVDLGFGTRAKEFSYAESGITQSIKQAYITYAPTDNIKLSAGKWGTHVGYELLDPQLNRNYSMSYMFSYGPFSHTGLKADFTFGEGFGVMAGVTNPTDYLSAPWNKKFIVGQISKTSEKVNVYLNYVGGKDTAAIASNQLGLTATAKITDKFSLGYDGTVKFVKAPDVSSQSWWGSALYVNVDPSDKFGITLRGEYFDDKKGVIANADGSALFGTSIVQGTLSFNFKPVSGLMIIPEFRIDSAKDPIFTKNSGDGTKSTGTFLVAAVYSF, translated from the coding sequence ATGAGGAAAATTCTGTTGCTCACAAAGACGATTTTTATTTCCGGTGCTTTATTGGCCCAGGACGCAACCACGAACGAAGTGGAAGATAAGGGAGATCTGCAGATCAATGGCTCTGTAGATGCGTATTACCGTTTTAACTTTAACCATGCCAAATCTGTCCAGCAGGCAAATAATTTCACCAGTTTTACTAATTCCCACAATTCCTTTGAGCTGGGTATGGCCTCTTTAAAGGCCAGCTATACCAAAGGAAAAGCCGGGATTGTGGTAGACCTCGGCTTCGGAACAAGAGCAAAAGAGTTTTCTTATGCTGAAAGCGGCATCACACAATCTATTAAACAGGCCTATATCACTTATGCTCCCACTGATAATATTAAACTGTCGGCCGGTAAATGGGGTACCCACGTGGGTTATGAACTGCTGGATCCCCAGCTAAACAGGAACTATAGTATGAGCTATATGTTCTCCTATGGTCCCTTCTCACATACCGGATTGAAAGCGGATTTCACTTTTGGAGAGGGCTTTGGCGTGATGGCGGGGGTGACCAACCCAACCGATTACCTGTCAGCCCCCTGGAACAAGAAGTTTATTGTCGGACAGATCAGCAAAACCTCGGAAAAGGTGAATGTGTATCTGAACTACGTAGGCGGTAAGGATACCGCAGCGATCGCTTCGAACCAGCTGGGTCTTACAGCCACAGCGAAGATCACCGACAAATTCTCCCTGGGGTATGACGGCACGGTAAAATTTGTTAAAGCCCCGGATGTGTCTTCACAGTCCTGGTGGGGTTCGGCGCTTTATGTAAATGTGGATCCTAGCGATAAGTTCGGGATTACACTGCGCGGCGAATATTTTGATGATAAAAAAGGCGTGATCGCAAATGCCGACGGCAGTGCGCTGTTCGGAACCTCTATTGTGCAGGGCACGCTGTCCTTTAACTTCAAGCCGGTAAGCGGACTGATGATCATACCGGAATTCCGGATCGACAGTGCGAAGGATCCCATTTTTACAAAAAACTCCGGAGACGGCACCAAGAGCACGGGCAC
- the accB gene encoding acetyl-CoA carboxylase biotin carboxyl carrier protein: protein MDFKQIQELIKMVNKSNIGELSIEQKDFKITIRQKEEQITQVVAAAPVLAQPQVPAVLPAQAAPAAPAAASKTAELPSNTITVKSPMIGTFYRRPAPDKSNFVEEGDILTPGKVICVIEAMKLFNEIESEVSGKIIKVLVDDASPVEFDQPLFLVEPA, encoded by the coding sequence ATGGACTTTAAGCAAATCCAGGAGTTAATCAAAATGGTTAACAAATCCAATATTGGCGAATTGAGTATTGAACAAAAAGATTTCAAAATCACCATCCGTCAGAAAGAAGAGCAGATCACCCAGGTGGTTGCCGCCGCCCCCGTGCTTGCCCAGCCCCAGGTGCCTGCAGTATTGCCTGCACAAGCAGCGCCAGCGGCTCCCGCAGCTGCTTCCAAGACGGCTGAACTGCCCTCGAATACGATCACCGTTAAAAGTCCTATGATCGGTACTTTTTACAGAAGACCGGCACCCGATAAATCCAACTTTGTTGAAGAAGGCGATATCCTTACCCCCGGGAAAGTGATCTGTGTTATTGAGGCCATGAAACTCTTCAACGAAATTGAAAGCGAAGTAAGTGGTAAAATAATAAAAGTACTGGTAGACGATGCCTCTCCGGTTGAATTTGACCAGCCGTTGTTCCTTGTAGAACCCGCTTAA
- the accC gene encoding acetyl-CoA carboxylase biotin carboxylase subunit has product MFKKILIANRGEIALRVIRTCREMGIQTVAVYSTADSESLHVKFADEAVCIGRPASVDSYLNVPNIMAAVEITNADAVHPGYGFLAENAKFANICNENGIKFIGPTAEMINKMGDKVTAKETMIKAGVPVVPGGEGLLQSLDQAKVVAKEIGYPVILKATAGGGGKGMRIVWEDAEMERAYDTAKAEAAASFKNDGIYMEKFVEEPRHIEIQVAGDQYGTICHLSERDCSIQRRHQKLVEESPSPFMTDELRHAMGEAAKKAAGAIGYESVGTIEFLVDKHRNFYFMEMNTRIQVEHCVTEEVINFDLIKEQIKIAMGEKVSGADYIPQMHAIECRINAEDPYNDFRPSPGKITNLHVPGGHGVRVDSHVYAGYTIPPYYDSMIGKLITVARTRNEAIDTMYRALSEYVIEGIKTTIPFHLQLMQNEDFRSGNFNTKFMESFVMKK; this is encoded by the coding sequence ATGTTTAAAAAAATATTAATTGCGAACAGAGGTGAGATCGCCCTTCGTGTTATCCGGACCTGCAGGGAAATGGGCATCCAGACGGTGGCCGTTTATTCCACCGCAGACAGCGAAAGCCTCCATGTTAAATTCGCAGACGAAGCGGTTTGTATCGGAAGACCGGCCAGCGTAGACTCCTATTTAAATGTACCCAATATTATGGCTGCGGTGGAGATCACCAATGCAGATGCTGTACATCCGGGATATGGCTTTCTCGCTGAAAATGCCAAGTTCGCCAATATCTGTAATGAGAATGGGATCAAATTTATAGGACCCACCGCCGAAATGATCAACAAAATGGGCGACAAGGTTACTGCAAAAGAAACCATGATCAAGGCCGGCGTACCCGTAGTTCCGGGGGGTGAAGGACTGCTGCAAAGTCTGGACCAGGCGAAGGTTGTGGCGAAAGAGATCGGCTACCCGGTGATCCTGAAAGCAACAGCCGGTGGTGGTGGTAAAGGCATGCGCATTGTATGGGAAGACGCAGAAATGGAACGGGCCTATGATACCGCAAAAGCGGAAGCGGCTGCTTCTTTTAAAAACGATGGGATCTACATGGAGAAATTCGTGGAAGAACCCCGCCACATCGAGATCCAGGTGGCCGGCGACCAGTATGGCACCATTTGCCATCTCAGTGAGCGTGATTGCTCTATTCAGCGCCGCCATCAGAAGCTGGTGGAAGAGTCCCCCTCCCCGTTTATGACCGATGAACTGCGGCATGCCATGGGTGAGGCTGCAAAAAAAGCTGCGGGTGCCATCGGCTATGAAAGCGTGGGTACCATCGAATTCCTGGTGGATAAACACCGGAATTTTTATTTCATGGAAATGAATACCCGTATCCAGGTAGAGCATTGTGTAACAGAAGAGGTGATCAATTTTGACCTGATCAAGGAACAGATAAAGATTGCAATGGGTGAAAAAGTATCCGGAGCCGACTATATCCCCCAGATGCATGCGATCGAATGCCGCATCAATGCGGAAGATCCCTATAATGACTTCCGCCCCTCTCCCGGAAAGATCACCAACCTGCATGTTCCCGGCGGACATGGGGTACGGGTAGACAGTCATGTGTACGCAGGGTACACCATCCCTCCTTATTATGATTCCATGATCGGGAAATTGATCACCGTGGCCCGTACGCGTAACGAAGCCATCGATACCATGTACCGTGCACTGAGTGAATATGTGATCGAGGGGATCAAGACCACCATTCCCTTCCACCTGCAATTAATGCAGAACGAAGATTTCCGGAGCGGTAATTTCAATACCAAATTCATGGAAAGCTTTGTAATGAAAAAATAA